One Halostagnicola kamekurae DNA segment encodes these proteins:
- a CDS encoding 4Fe-4S ferredoxin N-terminal domain-containing protein — MSADDESFHPLGQDWENDLEDMLDDTEYDTDLGMKMAEDAMRVTKGELSEADFHEKYHDEMMDEFGQDDRPTEEAYEEAKKNAGGFAEMLKGLGGDGGDSRRGVMKKMGAGAAMGIGAWGTTQSGEEPSVSAADTGTTETTEEFDTQWGMTIDLERCDGCLSCVQACTSENNLDKGVNWMYVLQYEEDGPDSSRNRLVRPCQHCTDAPCEKVCPTTARHTRDSDGLVLTDYDVCIGCRYCQVACPYGVNYFQWDEPDISTEQIEEDHPDTEGHMMVDERGRWVDSRAPRGVMSKCTFCPSRQDGFAGEEKVGTTACEDACPPDAIQFGDMKRETSDPQRYINNPARGRALVEISESIPSASGLEEDLSGAGSDLQSVLEAAEDLDEELLTVMKAAEIVTENFGEDDADSVQYEQSILDLFDVLESHGLDLDSQEVLVELELASEPGEDEEFEGADEDAAQGALVDYAGSPSSNFKLLEDIGTNPNVVYFGNEPGPNAEQTETPVMYSDIEAERANGESIQLVDNRMDVLEEETVGDFGVSL, encoded by the coding sequence ATGAGCGCAGACGACGAGTCGTTCCACCCGCTCGGACAGGACTGGGAGAACGACCTCGAAGATATGCTCGACGATACCGAGTACGACACCGATCTCGGTATGAAAATGGCCGAGGATGCCATGCGGGTCACGAAGGGCGAACTCTCGGAGGCCGACTTCCACGAGAAGTACCACGACGAGATGATGGACGAGTTCGGCCAGGACGACCGGCCGACAGAAGAGGCCTACGAGGAAGCCAAGAAGAACGCCGGCGGCTTCGCCGAGATGCTGAAAGGCCTCGGCGGCGACGGCGGGGACAGCCGACGCGGCGTCATGAAGAAGATGGGAGCCGGCGCCGCGATGGGTATCGGTGCGTGGGGAACCACCCAAAGCGGCGAGGAACCCAGCGTCAGTGCGGCTGACACGGGGACCACGGAAACCACCGAAGAGTTCGATACCCAGTGGGGCATGACGATCGATCTGGAGCGCTGTGACGGTTGTCTCTCCTGTGTGCAGGCCTGTACGAGTGAGAACAACCTCGACAAGGGCGTCAACTGGATGTACGTCCTCCAGTACGAGGAAGACGGTCCGGACTCCAGCCGAAACCGGCTCGTCCGCCCGTGCCAGCACTGCACCGACGCCCCGTGTGAGAAGGTCTGTCCGACGACGGCCCGCCACACGCGGGACAGCGACGGACTGGTTCTGACCGACTACGACGTCTGTATCGGCTGCCGGTACTGTCAGGTCGCCTGCCCGTACGGCGTCAACTACTTCCAGTGGGACGAACCGGACATCTCCACCGAGCAGATCGAGGAGGACCACCCCGATACGGAAGGTCACATGATGGTCGACGAGCGAGGTCGCTGGGTCGACAGCCGCGCTCCCCGCGGCGTCATGAGCAAATGTACGTTCTGTCCGTCTCGCCAGGACGGTTTCGCTGGCGAGGAGAAGGTCGGAACGACGGCCTGCGAGGACGCCTGTCCGCCCGACGCGATCCAGTTCGGCGACATGAAACGCGAGACGAGCGACCCACAGCGGTACATCAACAATCCGGCGCGGGGTCGCGCGCTCGTCGAAATAAGCGAATCTATCCCGTCTGCATCCGGACTCGAGGAAGATCTCTCGGGCGCTGGCTCGGATCTCCAGTCCGTTCTCGAGGCGGCCGAAGACCTCGACGAAGAACTGCTCACCGTGATGAAGGCGGCGGAGATCGTCACCGAGAACTTCGGCGAGGACGACGCCGACTCCGTTCAGTACGAACAGAGCATCCTCGATCTCTTCGACGTGCTCGAGAGCCACGGCCTCGACCTCGACAGTCAGGAGGTCCTCGTCGAACTCGAACTCGCCAGCGAACCCGGCGAGGACGAGGAGTTCGAGGGCGCCGACGAAGACGCCGCCCAGGGAGCGCTCGTCGACTACGCGGGGTCGCCCTCCTCGAACTTCAAGCTCCTCGAGGACATCGGAACCAACCCGAACGTCGTCTACTTCGGGAACGAGCCCGGTCCGAACGCAGAACAGACCGAAACGCCGGTCATGTACAGCGACATAGAAGCCGAGCGTGCTAACGGCGAGTCGATCCAGCTCGTCGACAACCGCATGGACGTTCTCGAAGAGGAGACCGTGGGTGACTTTGGGGTGTCCTTATGA